A genome region from Mercenaria mercenaria strain notata chromosome 11, MADL_Memer_1, whole genome shotgun sequence includes the following:
- the LOC123530692 gene encoding uncharacterized protein LOC123530692 isoform X2, producing the protein MPYSYQQLVSFALFLGCLISDVVAEICDDGSRCTGGKHCCSIGCCYGDDDDDDRRYTYGYRLSIWNMWYFWFVILFLMMSCFGGCGYYKHRQRLVTGQPVRGHRNFLSILTEPYNGGTARVLTVENGGYPENRGYVLSRGPDPNLAASMAPPPYTEVMNNPGLFPPNTKLGVPGGHTHTGSILHNTEPTSQMPQPPPYTEVVNQNEAETHSASQNVQNQSQTSNQVRENTATLQ; encoded by the exons ATGCCGTATTCTTACCAGCAACTTGTGTCTTTTGCACTTTTCTTAGGTTGTTTGATTTCAGAT GTTGTTGCTGAAATATGTGATGATGGCTCTAG ATGTACTGGTGGGAAACACTGCTGTAGTATAGGTTGTTGctatggtgatgatgatgatgatgatagaaGATACACATATGGCTACAGGTTGTCTATCTGGAACATGTGGTATTTCTG GTTTGTAATCCTGTTTCTCATGATGTCCTGTTTTGGAGGATGTGGGTATTATAAGCACAGACAGCGACTTGTTACCGGCCAGCCAGTCAGAGGACATAGGAACTTCCTGTCTATCCTGACTGAACCTTATAATGGGGGAACAGCCAGAGTTTTGACAGTAGAAAATGGTGGATATCCAGAAAATCGTGGATATGTTTTAAGCAGGGGCCCAGACCCAAATCTTGCAGCATCAATGGCTCCTCCCCCATATACTGAG GTGATGAACAATCCAGGTTTATTTCCACCCAATACCAAGTTGGGAGTTCCAG gtgGACATACACATACAGGTAGCATCCTTCATAATACTGAACCAACCAGTCAGATGCCTCAGCCACCACCTTATACAGAAGTAGTCAATCAAAATGAGGCAGAAACACATTCAGCCAGTCAAAATGTCCAGAACCAAAGCCAAACATCCAATCAAGTTCGAGAAAATACTGCAACTCTCCAATGA
- the LOC123530692 gene encoding uncharacterized protein LOC123530692 isoform X1: MPYSYQQLVSFALFLGCLISDVVAEICDDGSRCTGGKHCCSIGCCYGDDDDDDRRYTYGYRLSIWNMWYFWFVILFLMMSCFGGCGYYKHRQRLVTGQPVRGHRNFLSILTEPYNGGTARVLTVENGGYPENRGYVLSRGPDPNLAASMAPPPYTEVMNNPGLFPPNTKLGVPGDEGGHTHTGSILHNTEPTSQMPQPPPYTEVVNQNEAETHSASQNVQNQSQTSNQVRENTATLQ; this comes from the exons ATGCCGTATTCTTACCAGCAACTTGTGTCTTTTGCACTTTTCTTAGGTTGTTTGATTTCAGAT GTTGTTGCTGAAATATGTGATGATGGCTCTAG ATGTACTGGTGGGAAACACTGCTGTAGTATAGGTTGTTGctatggtgatgatgatgatgatgatagaaGATACACATATGGCTACAGGTTGTCTATCTGGAACATGTGGTATTTCTG GTTTGTAATCCTGTTTCTCATGATGTCCTGTTTTGGAGGATGTGGGTATTATAAGCACAGACAGCGACTTGTTACCGGCCAGCCAGTCAGAGGACATAGGAACTTCCTGTCTATCCTGACTGAACCTTATAATGGGGGAACAGCCAGAGTTTTGACAGTAGAAAATGGTGGATATCCAGAAAATCGTGGATATGTTTTAAGCAGGGGCCCAGACCCAAATCTTGCAGCATCAATGGCTCCTCCCCCATATACTGAG GTGATGAACAATCCAGGTTTATTTCCACCCAATACCAAGTTGGGAGTTCCAGGTGATGAAG gtgGACATACACATACAGGTAGCATCCTTCATAATACTGAACCAACCAGTCAGATGCCTCAGCCACCACCTTATACAGAAGTAGTCAATCAAAATGAGGCAGAAACACATTCAGCCAGTCAAAATGTCCAGAACCAAAGCCAAACATCCAATCAAGTTCGAGAAAATACTGCAACTCTCCAATGA